A region from the Oceanidesulfovibrio marinus genome encodes:
- a CDS encoding 2-amino-3,7-dideoxy-D-threo-hept-6-ulosonate synthase, whose translation MLLGKGVRQERIFNRNTGRTIIVPMDHGVSVGPVHGLVDFKGTVNKVADGGANAVLMHKGLPRCTHRGYGRDIGLIVHLSASTNISPFPNAKTLVGTVEDAIRLGADAVSLHVNLGDETEPKMLEDLGRICSTAAGWGMPVLAMMYARGKKVENEYDPKLVRHCARVAVELGADIVKVAYTGDIESFHTVVEACCVPVVIAGGEKLESTRDLIQMVHDSIQAGGAGLSVGRNVFQHENPTLLCQALNGVVHEDWDVEQAMELLEPEGS comes from the coding sequence ATGCTTCTCGGAAAAGGGGTGCGCCAGGAACGCATCTTCAACCGGAACACCGGCAGGACCATCATCGTCCCCATGGATCACGGCGTATCTGTCGGACCTGTCCACGGCCTCGTCGACTTCAAAGGCACCGTCAACAAGGTCGCCGACGGCGGCGCAAACGCCGTACTCATGCACAAGGGGTTGCCGCGATGCACCCACCGCGGCTACGGCCGCGACATCGGGCTCATCGTCCACCTCTCCGCTTCCACCAACATTTCTCCTTTCCCCAACGCCAAGACCCTGGTCGGCACTGTTGAAGACGCCATCCGGCTGGGCGCCGACGCCGTTTCCCTGCATGTGAACCTGGGTGATGAGACCGAGCCCAAAATGCTCGAAGACCTGGGCCGCATCTGCTCCACCGCCGCAGGATGGGGCATGCCTGTGCTCGCCATGATGTACGCCCGCGGCAAGAAGGTGGAGAACGAGTACGATCCCAAGCTTGTGCGCCACTGCGCCCGCGTGGCCGTGGAGCTCGGCGCGGACATCGTCAAGGTCGCCTACACCGGCGACATCGAGTCCTTCCATACTGTGGTGGAGGCATGCTGCGTGCCCGTGGTCATCGCCGGCGGCGAAAAGCTGGAGTCCACCCGCGACCTCATCCAGATGGTCCACGACTCCATCCAGGCTGGCGGTGCCGGTCTCTCCGTGGGCCGCAACGTGTTCCAGCACGAGAACCCGACCCTCCTGTGCCAGGCCCTCAACGGCGTGGTCCACGAGGATTGGGATGTGGAGCAGGCCATGGAACTTCTCGAACCGGAAGGAAGCTAG
- the aroA gene encoding 3-phosphoshikimate 1-carboxyvinyltransferase produces MSQHTHPATVTAPASKSMSHRAMMAAALADGESHLFNVLDSDDLIRTADALRESGSSIAPLTALEPGAFAVLGQPEGPDGSPDEDTPTEIDVAESGTTCRLITAILAAGQGSFRVHGKGRMHERPIGALAQSLETLGVRFKYEGTHGCPPFVLTTEGLRGREVSVDISESSQYLSGLLLAAPLADGPLTISLAGEKTVSWPYVSLTLQMLEEFGIPFVVEVNPGSGWQAVDDWRLVRAAVPGKVRFRMEPATYRARKYVVEGDWSNASYFLAAGAVGPALVRVRGLVMESLQGDSAIIDILQDMGAEITWERDAVTVEPRHLNGIERNMSESPDIVPTVAVLAAMADGPTRITGVPHLRIKESDRLAACAKEISKVGASVMLLDDGIMITPKPISQQLKQEGVDFSSHGDHRIAMSLSLFERVGLPVRFDDPTVVNKSFPGFWDEWDKLRNGGGV; encoded by the coding sequence ATGAGCCAGCATACCCACCCGGCCACGGTCACCGCGCCGGCCTCCAAGTCCATGTCCCACCGCGCCATGATGGCCGCGGCACTGGCGGACGGCGAGTCGCACCTCTTCAACGTGCTCGACTCCGATGACCTCATCCGCACCGCCGACGCTTTGCGCGAGTCCGGCTCCTCCATTGCGCCGCTCACGGCCCTGGAGCCCGGCGCCTTTGCCGTGCTGGGCCAGCCCGAGGGCCCGGACGGCTCGCCGGACGAGGACACCCCCACCGAGATCGACGTGGCCGAGTCCGGCACCACCTGCCGGCTGATCACCGCCATCCTCGCCGCCGGACAGGGCTCCTTCCGCGTGCACGGCAAGGGCCGCATGCACGAGCGCCCCATCGGCGCGCTGGCGCAGTCCCTGGAGACCCTCGGCGTGCGCTTCAAGTATGAGGGCACGCACGGCTGCCCGCCCTTTGTGCTCACCACCGAGGGCCTCCGCGGCCGCGAGGTGTCCGTGGATATCTCGGAGTCCAGCCAGTACCTCTCCGGCCTGCTCCTGGCCGCGCCCCTGGCCGACGGTCCGCTGACCATCTCCCTGGCCGGCGAGAAGACCGTATCCTGGCCCTATGTCTCCCTCACCCTGCAGATGCTCGAAGAGTTCGGCATCCCCTTTGTGGTGGAGGTCAACCCCGGCAGCGGCTGGCAGGCTGTGGACGACTGGAGGCTGGTGCGCGCCGCCGTGCCCGGCAAGGTCCGCTTCCGCATGGAGCCGGCCACCTACCGCGCGCGCAAGTACGTGGTGGAGGGCGACTGGTCCAACGCCTCGTACTTCCTGGCCGCCGGCGCCGTGGGCCCGGCCCTGGTGCGCGTCCGCGGCCTGGTCATGGAGTCCCTGCAGGGCGACTCCGCAATCATCGACATCCTGCAGGATATGGGCGCGGAGATCACCTGGGAGCGCGACGCCGTAACCGTGGAACCCAGGCACCTGAACGGCATCGAGCGGAATATGTCCGAGTCGCCGGACATCGTGCCCACCGTGGCCGTGCTCGCCGCCATGGCCGACGGCCCCACCAGGATCACCGGCGTGCCCCACCTGCGCATCAAGGAAAGCGACCGTCTGGCAGCCTGCGCCAAGGAGATCAGCAAGGTCGGCGCATCGGTCATGCTGCTGGACGACGGCATCATGATCACGCCCAAGCCCATCTCCCAGCAGCTCAAGCAGGAAGGAGTGGACTTCTCCTCCCACGGCGACCACCGCATCGCCATGAGCCTGTCGCTGTTCGAGCGCGTGGGCCTGCCCGTGCGCTTCGACGACCCCACCGTGGTGAACAAGTCCTTCCCCGGTTTCTGGGACGAGTGGGACAAGCTCCGAAACGGGGGTGGCGTCTAG
- the pheA gene encoding prephenate dehydratase, translating to MAAQYNFEPETPSADDASTERMTGLRESIDALDKDLLDILNRRAALSLEVGRIKAGSHDLVFKPFREKEVLANLAAANPGPLPETHLRSIYREIFSSSRALQRPQRVSYLGPEGTFSYFAGVQFLGRAVDFLPESDIPNVFRAVASGRAELGIIPLENSLQGTVGQSLDHFLQQKVYIQSEIFCRISHSLLGHSGPLSSVRTVYSHPQPLAQCSGWLRSMLPQAHVVPMESTAAAATRVAETNEEGAAAIGHGGLASMLGLDVLASGIEDLGDNWTRFVLIAGTPSDASLSKAARDKTSMLFTVPDKPGSLVSVLGTIARNGINMKKLESRPMRGETWKYVFFVDVECDLEQDEYAETLRDLENACHSLRILGSYPSGPYLDVSGQTADKESAA from the coding sequence ATGGCCGCCCAGTACAATTTCGAACCCGAAACCCCCTCGGCGGACGATGCGTCCACGGAACGGATGACCGGTCTGCGCGAGTCCATAGACGCGCTGGACAAGGATCTCCTGGATATTCTCAACAGGCGTGCCGCCCTTTCCCTGGAGGTGGGACGCATCAAGGCCGGATCGCACGACCTCGTGTTCAAGCCGTTCCGCGAAAAAGAGGTTCTGGCCAATCTGGCAGCTGCCAACCCCGGCCCTCTGCCGGAGACGCACCTGCGCTCCATCTACCGCGAGATCTTCTCCAGCTCGCGGGCGTTGCAGCGGCCCCAGCGTGTCTCGTATCTTGGACCGGAAGGCACCTTCTCCTACTTTGCCGGCGTCCAGTTTCTTGGACGCGCCGTGGACTTCCTGCCCGAGTCGGACATCCCCAATGTGTTCAGGGCCGTGGCCTCCGGCCGCGCCGAGCTGGGCATCATCCCGCTGGAGAACTCCCTGCAGGGCACCGTGGGCCAGAGCCTGGACCACTTCCTCCAGCAGAAGGTCTACATCCAGTCCGAGATCTTCTGCCGCATCAGCCACAGCCTGCTGGGCCATTCCGGCCCGCTCTCCTCGGTGCGCACGGTCTACTCGCATCCCCAGCCCCTGGCCCAGTGCTCCGGCTGGCTGCGCTCCATGCTGCCGCAAGCCCACGTGGTGCCCATGGAGTCCACGGCCGCCGCGGCCACCCGCGTAGCCGAGACCAACGAGGAAGGCGCCGCGGCCATCGGCCATGGCGGACTGGCCTCCATGCTGGGTCTGGACGTCCTGGCCTCCGGCATCGAGGACCTGGGCGACAACTGGACGCGCTTCGTGCTCATCGCCGGAACGCCGTCCGACGCCTCCCTGTCCAAGGCCGCGCGGGACAAAACCTCCATGCTCTTTACCGTGCCGGACAAGCCAGGCTCCCTGGTCAGTGTCCTCGGGACCATCGCCCGCAACGGCATCAATATGAAAAAGCTCGAATCGCGGCCCATGCGCGGCGAAACGTGGAAGTACGTCTTCTTCGTGGATGTGGAGTGCGACCTGGAGCAGGACGAGTACGCCGAAACCCTGCGCGACCTGGAGAACGCCTGTCACTCCCTGCGCATTCTCGGCAGCTACCCCAGCGGCCCGTACCTCGACGTTTCCGGCCAGACCGCCGATAAGGAGAGCGCAGCATGA
- a CDS encoding anthranilate synthase component I family protein, with product MSTITLKQTGKWLPADVETPISLFLGYVGSKQGILLESAEVDGRLGRYSIIAWNYRLRLSAKNGKLEVAVRDHRLEALKELSGMDYLDGVREVMNRLDIQPEGDFADLPPICRGLVGYFGYGVAGMFEPKLEPMLPPEQAETTLVLPGNVILFDHLFGKLCLLSLVEGVKAEMDTSLVYRSADPPQIGPVQNMPEEIAYKRGVMRAKELITQGEAIQIVLSTRFQASFTGEPFSIYRQLRRVNPSPYLFFMRLPGVTLMGSSPEMLVRCEDGDLTTCPIAGTRPRGKDHAEDDALAEELLADPKERAEHVMLVDLGRNDLGRIAKPGSVRVDKYMQIERFSHVMHITSYVKALLSEGKDALDVLASAFPAGTLSGAPKVRAMEIIAELEGLSRGPYAGVIGWLGLDKGRVDLDTGILIRSLWVRDGMVHWQAGAGIVFDSDPDKEWQECQNKARVLLEILTAKGGRDVFAHR from the coding sequence ATGAGCACCATCACGCTGAAGCAGACTGGCAAATGGCTCCCAGCCGATGTGGAAACGCCTATCAGCCTCTTTCTCGGCTATGTCGGCTCCAAGCAGGGCATCCTGCTGGAAAGCGCCGAGGTGGACGGCCGTCTTGGCCGTTACTCCATTATCGCCTGGAACTACCGGCTGCGTCTGTCGGCCAAAAATGGAAAACTGGAGGTCGCGGTGCGCGACCATCGCCTGGAAGCCCTCAAGGAGCTTTCGGGGATGGATTACCTGGACGGCGTGCGCGAGGTGATGAATCGCCTCGACATCCAGCCGGAAGGCGACTTCGCCGATCTGCCGCCCATCTGCCGCGGCCTGGTGGGCTACTTCGGCTACGGCGTGGCCGGCATGTTCGAGCCCAAGCTCGAACCCATGCTGCCGCCGGAGCAGGCCGAGACAACTCTGGTTCTGCCGGGCAACGTCATCCTTTTCGATCACCTCTTCGGCAAGCTCTGCCTGCTCTCCCTGGTGGAGGGCGTGAAGGCGGAGATGGACACATCCCTGGTGTACCGTAGCGCCGATCCGCCGCAGATAGGCCCGGTGCAGAACATGCCGGAGGAGATCGCCTACAAGAGGGGCGTGATGCGCGCCAAGGAGCTCATCACCCAGGGCGAGGCCATCCAGATCGTCCTGTCCACGCGCTTCCAGGCCTCCTTCACCGGCGAGCCCTTCTCCATCTACAGGCAGCTCCGGCGGGTGAACCCCTCGCCCTACCTCTTCTTCATGCGCCTGCCCGGCGTCACGCTCATGGGCTCGTCCCCGGAGATGCTGGTGCGCTGCGAAGACGGCGATCTGACCACCTGCCCCATTGCGGGCACGCGGCCGCGCGGCAAGGACCACGCCGAGGACGACGCCCTGGCCGAAGAGCTGCTGGCCGATCCCAAGGAGCGCGCCGAGCACGTGATGCTGGTGGACCTGGGCCGCAACGACCTGGGCCGCATCGCCAAGCCCGGCTCCGTGCGCGTGGACAAGTACATGCAGATCGAGCGCTTCTCCCACGTCATGCACATCACCTCCTACGTCAAGGCGCTGCTCTCCGAGGGTAAGGACGCCCTGGACGTGCTCGCCTCGGCCTTCCCGGCCGGCACGCTCTCCGGCGCGCCCAAGGTGCGGGCCATGGAGATCATCGCAGAGCTGGAAGGCCTCTCCCGCGGCCCCTACGCCGGCGTCATCGGTTGGCTCGGCCTGGACAAGGGCCGTGTGGATCTGGATACCGGCATCCTCATCCGCTCCCTGTGGGTGCGCGACGGCATGGTCCATTGGCAGGCCGGCGCCGGCATCGTTTTCGATTCCGACCCGGACAAGGAATGGCAGGAATGCCAGAACAAGGCGCGTGTCCTGCTCGAAATTCTCACCGCCAAGGGAGGCCGTGATGTTTTTGCTCATCGATAA
- a CDS encoding prephenate dehydrogenase/arogenate dehydrogenase family protein — protein sequence MEPSFTSADPAFRSIVVVGAAGQMGALFAKRARALGATVHELDKPLAGPALEAVPGADLVLLCVPLGAIETVLEEIAPLLDPGTVLADIVSVKVKPLKAMLRAHAGPVVATHPLFGSKPPKDARVAMIPSGRVDDEAACARVEAWMRALGFDTFRTTAEKHDQAMAMVQGLNFVTTIAYLAAMADPELTPYITPSLGRRLDAAHKMVTHDASLFETIFEANPFSQDAVRRYRNFLHVAAGGDLDLLVERAQWWWRENVI from the coding sequence GTGGAACCCTCATTTACCAGCGCGGACCCCGCCTTTCGCAGCATTGTGGTGGTGGGAGCCGCAGGACAGATGGGTGCGCTTTTCGCCAAGCGCGCCCGCGCCCTGGGCGCAACTGTGCACGAGCTCGACAAGCCCCTGGCCGGCCCCGCTCTGGAGGCCGTGCCCGGGGCCGACCTCGTGCTGCTCTGCGTGCCCCTAGGCGCCATAGAGACCGTGCTCGAAGAGATCGCGCCGCTGCTCGATCCCGGAACCGTGCTCGCGGACATCGTGTCCGTGAAGGTCAAACCGCTCAAGGCCATGCTCCGCGCCCACGCCGGACCGGTGGTGGCCACGCACCCCCTGTTCGGCTCCAAGCCGCCCAAGGACGCCCGCGTGGCCATGATCCCGTCTGGCCGTGTGGATGACGAGGCGGCCTGCGCCCGCGTGGAAGCGTGGATGCGCGCCCTGGGCTTCGACACCTTCCGCACCACGGCGGAGAAGCACGACCAGGCCATGGCCATGGTCCAGGGTCTCAACTTCGTCACAACCATTGCGTACCTTGCAGCCATGGCCGATCCGGAGCTCACCCCCTACATCACGCCCTCCCTGGGCCGCCGGCTCGACGCCGCGCACAAGATGGTGACCCACGACGCATCGCTGTTCGAGACTATTTTTGAGGCGAACCCGTTCAGCCAGGACGCGGTGCGTCGTTACCGCAACTTCCTCCACGTGGCCGCCGGCGGCGATCTGGACCTGCTCGTCGAACGCGCCCAGTGGTGGTGGCGGGAAAACGTGATCTGA
- the trpD gene encoding anthranilate phosphoribosyltransferase, whose product MAILYPFSEILEQLAQGQDLDDDQAASAFTMLLSGELTPAQAGAMLMGLRAKGETAREVAAAVHAALAEARMVQGLEGKRIDTCGTGGDHSNSFNCSTTVAFYLAAMGYAVVKHGNRSLTSYSGSADIVEALGLPMHDSPEAVAESLAKEKFAFLFAPHFHPAFKYIMPVRKDLAIRTLFNLLGPLLNPGRPTHQLLGVPRPQVLDLMAEVLLLTGVTRAAVVCGSGGSSEGRFDEFTTFGPAEVVWVGGGNLVHTVLDPAEFGFPKHAPEDVAVHSKEEAVDTVKGLLAGKGPQAMQDMVALNLGVALHILDDDLGLAESFDKARAAVSQGVASRYAD is encoded by the coding sequence ATGGCAATACTCTATCCATTCAGCGAAATTCTGGAGCAGCTCGCCCAGGGGCAGGACCTGGACGACGACCAGGCCGCCTCGGCCTTCACCATGCTGCTGTCCGGCGAGCTGACCCCGGCCCAGGCCGGAGCCATGCTCATGGGCCTGCGCGCCAAAGGCGAGACCGCCCGGGAGGTGGCCGCCGCGGTGCACGCCGCCCTGGCCGAGGCGCGCATGGTGCAGGGTCTCGAAGGCAAGCGCATCGACACCTGCGGCACTGGCGGCGACCACTCCAACTCCTTCAACTGCTCCACAACGGTGGCCTTCTACCTGGCCGCCATGGGCTACGCCGTGGTCAAGCACGGCAACCGCTCGCTCACCAGCTACTCCGGCAGCGCGGACATCGTGGAGGCCCTGGGTCTGCCCATGCACGACAGCCCGGAGGCCGTGGCCGAGTCCCTGGCCAAGGAGAAGTTCGCCTTCCTCTTCGCGCCGCACTTCCACCCGGCGTTCAAGTACATCATGCCCGTGCGCAAGGATCTCGCCATCCGCACCCTGTTCAACCTGCTGGGGCCGCTGCTCAACCCCGGCCGGCCCACGCACCAATTGCTCGGTGTGCCCCGGCCGCAGGTGCTGGACCTCATGGCCGAGGTGCTGCTGCTCACCGGCGTCACCCGCGCCGCCGTGGTCTGCGGCTCTGGCGGATCGTCCGAGGGCCGCTTCGACGAGTTCACTACTTTCGGCCCGGCCGAGGTAGTCTGGGTGGGCGGAGGCAACCTCGTGCACACGGTGCTCGACCCGGCCGAGTTCGGCTTCCCCAAGCACGCGCCGGAGGACGTGGCCGTGCACAGCAAGGAGGAGGCCGTGGATACCGTGAAGGGCCTGCTCGCGGGTAAAGGTCCCCAGGCCATGCAGGACATGGTCGCGCTCAACCTGGGCGTGGCCCTGCACATCCTGGACGACGACCTCGGCCTGGCCGAGAGCTTTGACAAGGCCCGCGCCGCCGTCAGCCAGGGCGTTGCAAGCCGGTACGCGGACTAG
- a CDS encoding 3-dehydroquinate synthase II family protein yields the protein MKEIWFKAVPFDKELVTLALESGVDGIIVDKTKKKDVAALGRTNVISPEELTDVCLNAKDDEERAVGCLRDGQKVVLSTGWEIIPVENILAQSKGLGVEVASLDQALLAAGILEHGVDFLVVLPEAAAELKDIVSQVKLAQGMAQLQSATITAVESAGLGHRVCVDTLSVLKRGQGMLVGNSSAFTFLVHAETESNPYVAARPFRINAGAVHAYALMPGDKTAYLEEVTAGREVLIVSADGSTSLATVGRAKVEVRPMLLIRARLEDGTEGAIFLQNAETIRLVTAAGEPVSVVTLKEGDQVLVKADAAGRHFGMRIREDIKEA from the coding sequence ATGAAAGAGATATGGTTCAAGGCCGTGCCCTTTGACAAAGAGCTGGTGACCCTGGCGCTGGAGTCCGGCGTGGACGGCATCATCGTCGACAAGACCAAGAAAAAGGACGTGGCAGCATTGGGACGCACCAATGTGATCTCGCCCGAGGAGCTGACCGACGTGTGCCTGAACGCCAAGGACGACGAGGAACGCGCCGTTGGGTGCCTGCGCGACGGCCAGAAGGTCGTTCTTTCCACCGGCTGGGAGATCATCCCGGTGGAGAACATTCTGGCGCAGTCCAAAGGCCTGGGCGTGGAGGTTGCCTCCCTGGACCAGGCCCTGCTCGCGGCCGGCATTCTGGAGCACGGGGTGGACTTCCTCGTGGTGCTGCCGGAAGCCGCGGCCGAGCTCAAGGACATCGTCTCGCAGGTCAAGCTGGCTCAGGGCATGGCCCAACTGCAATCCGCCACTATTACCGCCGTGGAGTCCGCCGGACTGGGCCATCGCGTCTGCGTGGACACCCTCTCCGTGCTCAAGCGCGGCCAGGGCATGCTCGTGGGCAACTCCTCGGCTTTCACCTTCCTGGTGCACGCGGAAACCGAGTCCAACCCCTATGTGGCGGCGCGGCCTTTCCGCATCAACGCCGGCGCCGTGCACGCCTACGCGCTCATGCCCGGCGACAAGACTGCCTATCTGGAGGAGGTCACGGCCGGTCGCGAGGTGCTTATCGTCTCGGCCGACGGCTCGACCTCCCTTGCCACCGTTGGCAGGGCCAAGGTGGAAGTGCGCCCCATGCTGCTCATTCGCGCGCGTCTGGAGGACGGCACCGAGGGAGCCATTTTTCTGCAGAACGCGGAGACCATCCGCCTCGTCACTGCGGCGGGAGAACCCGTGAGCGTGGTCACCCTGAAGGAGGGGGATCAGGTGCTCGTCAAGGCGGACGCGGCCGGCCGGCATTTCGGCATGCGCATCCGCGAGGATATCAAGGAAGCGTGA
- a CDS encoding ammonium transporter: MAVLGVLMAPGLALAQDAPEMLLQSNANILWTLIAGVLVMFMQAGFACVECGFTRAKNAGNILMKNYLDFGAGAIAFFLLGFGIMFGTDVSGVFGSSGFALGGANGATPDGQWTLTFWFFQSVFAATSATIVSGAVAERTKFGSYIVISIITTALIYPVSGHWCWGSLWLGDAGAGWLEGFGFIDFAGSTVVHSVGGWVGLAGALVLGPRIGKYASDGTARAIPGHNIPLASLGVFILWFGWFGFNPGSTTTADGTIGYIAVNTSLAAAAGMLGAMITVWLKHGKPDPSMTMNGVLAGLVAITAGCYELSPVGSIVIGAVAGMVCVFSVEFIDKVLKIDDPVGAVSVHGVCGALGTLGAGLLAAPGYGDAVGLFYGGSIDVFFVQALGVAVVFVWAFGVGFIAFSVVKAVMGLRASKEDEIKGLDLSEHGTEGYNGFQIFTVE, translated from the coding sequence ATGGCTGTCTTGGGTGTCCTTATGGCGCCCGGGCTCGCTTTGGCGCAGGATGCTCCGGAAATGTTGCTCCAGAGCAACGCGAACATCCTTTGGACGCTCATCGCTGGCGTGCTGGTCATGTTCATGCAGGCCGGTTTCGCCTGTGTCGAGTGCGGCTTCACCCGCGCGAAAAACGCCGGCAACATTCTGATGAAGAACTATCTGGACTTCGGCGCCGGCGCCATCGCCTTCTTCCTGCTGGGCTTCGGCATCATGTTCGGCACCGACGTCAGCGGCGTCTTCGGCAGCTCCGGCTTCGCCCTGGGCGGCGCCAACGGCGCAACTCCGGACGGCCAGTGGACGCTGACCTTCTGGTTCTTCCAGTCCGTGTTCGCCGCGACTTCCGCAACCATCGTTTCCGGCGCCGTGGCCGAGCGCACCAAGTTCGGTTCGTACATCGTCATATCCATCATCACCACGGCTCTCATCTACCCCGTCTCGGGACACTGGTGCTGGGGCAGCCTGTGGCTGGGCGATGCCGGCGCCGGCTGGCTGGAAGGCTTCGGCTTCATCGACTTTGCCGGCTCCACCGTCGTTCACTCCGTTGGCGGCTGGGTCGGTCTGGCCGGCGCGCTGGTCCTTGGACCGCGTATCGGCAAGTATGCCTCTGACGGCACGGCCCGCGCCATTCCGGGGCACAACATTCCGCTGGCTTCCCTCGGCGTCTTCATCCTCTGGTTCGGCTGGTTCGGGTTCAACCCCGGCTCCACCACCACTGCTGACGGCACCATCGGCTACATCGCCGTGAACACCTCCCTGGCCGCCGCCGCCGGTATGCTCGGCGCCATGATCACGGTCTGGCTGAAGCACGGCAAGCCTGATCCGTCCATGACGATGAACGGCGTGCTCGCTGGCCTGGTCGCCATCACAGCCGGCTGTTACGAGCTCTCGCCTGTCGGCTCCATCGTCATCGGCGCTGTCGCCGGTATGGTCTGCGTGTTCTCCGTCGAGTTCATCGACAAGGTCCTCAAGATCGACGACCCGGTCGGTGCGGTTTCCGTGCACGGCGTGTGCGGCGCTCTGGGTACGCTGGGCGCCGGCCTGCTGGCCGCCCCTGGCTACGGCGACGCTGTCGGCCTGTTCTATGGCGGTTCCATCGACGTGTTCTTCGTCCAGGCGCTGGGCGTTGCGGTGGTCTTTGTCTGGGCCTTCGGTGTGGGCTTCATCGCCTTCTCCGTCGTCAAGGCGGTCATGGGCCTGCGCGCCAGCAAGGAAGATGAGATCAAGGGTCTGGACCTCTCCGAGCACGGCACGGAGGGCTACAACGGCTTCCAGATCTTCACCGTCGAGTAA
- a CDS encoding 2-amino-3,7-dideoxy-D-threo-hept-6-ulosonate synthase, producing MRIGKAIRRERIFNRDTKRTIIVPLDHGISIGPVHGLVDLRETVNSVAEGGANAVLMHKGLVRCGHRTSGKDIGLILHLSASTDVSPYPNAKTLVSSVREALKQGADAISVHINLGDETERHMLKEVGEAAEEAADWGMPLLAMVYGRGPKIKDGFAPDVVAHCARVGQELGADIIKVVYTGDPDSFAKVVESCCVPVVIAGGPKLDSDRDLLTIVHDSIAAGGSGLSVGRNIFQHENPAALCRALAGIVHDGRTVDEGMEILRGADR from the coding sequence ATGCGTATCGGTAAAGCAATCCGCCGCGAGCGCATCTTCAATCGCGACACCAAGCGGACCATCATCGTTCCTCTGGACCACGGCATTTCCATCGGACCAGTCCACGGTCTCGTGGACCTTCGGGAAACCGTGAACAGCGTAGCCGAGGGCGGCGCCAACGCCGTGCTCATGCACAAGGGCCTGGTCCGTTGCGGCCACCGCACCAGCGGCAAGGACATCGGCCTGATCCTGCACCTCTCCGCCTCCACGGACGTCTCCCCCTACCCCAACGCCAAGACCCTGGTCTCCAGCGTGCGCGAAGCCCTGAAGCAGGGCGCCGACGCCATCAGCGTGCACATCAACCTGGGCGACGAGACCGAGCGGCACATGCTCAAGGAAGTGGGCGAGGCGGCCGAGGAAGCCGCGGACTGGGGCATGCCCCTCCTGGCCATGGTCTACGGCCGCGGCCCCAAGATCAAAGACGGCTTCGCCCCGGACGTGGTGGCGCACTGCGCCCGCGTGGGCCAGGAGCTCGGCGCGGACATCATCAAGGTCGTCTACACCGGCGACCCCGACTCCTTCGCCAAGGTGGTGGAATCCTGCTGCGTGCCCGTGGTCATCGCCGGCGGCCCCAAGCTCGACTCCGACCGCGACCTCTTGACCATCGTGCACGACTCCATAGCCGCCGGCGGCTCCGGCCTTTCCGTGGGCCGCAACATCTTCCAACACGAGAACCCCGCCGCCCTGTGCCGCGCCCTGGCCGGCATTGTGCACGACGGACGCACCGTGGACGAGGGGATGGAAATCCTCAGAGGAGCCGACCGATGA
- a CDS encoding anthranilate synthase component II, which translates to MFLLIDNFDSFTYNLVQAFQKIGLNPEVIRNDRPEILELANSGKLEMVCISPGPSHPRNAGLCLQFLEKLPHEIPVLGVCLGHQVLGHFAGATVDVGPRIMHGKTSDIRHNGEGLFYGMPNPMTVGRYHSLLVAAEEAPDLLEVTAETSEGEVMGIRYKDRPWAGVQFHPESVLTPDGPELLSNFPSKLL; encoded by the coding sequence ATGTTTTTGCTCATCGATAATTTTGACTCCTTCACCTACAACCTGGTGCAGGCGTTCCAGAAGATAGGGCTGAACCCCGAGGTGATCCGCAACGACCGCCCCGAGATCCTGGAGCTCGCGAACTCCGGGAAGCTGGAGATGGTCTGCATCTCCCCCGGCCCTTCCCACCCGCGCAATGCCGGGCTGTGCCTGCAGTTTCTGGAAAAGCTGCCCCACGAGATTCCGGTGCTCGGCGTCTGCCTGGGCCACCAGGTGCTCGGCCACTTTGCCGGCGCCACCGTGGACGTGGGACCGCGCATCATGCACGGCAAGACCTCGGACATCCGCCACAATGGCGAGGGCCTGTTCTACGGCATGCCCAACCCCATGACCGTGGGCCGCTACCACTCCCTGCTTGTAGCGGCGGAAGAAGCGCCGGACCTCCTGGAGGTTACGGCCGAGACGTCCGAGGGCGAGGTCATGGGCATCCGTTACAAGGACCGGCCCTGGGCCGGCGTCCAGTTCCACCCGGAATCGGTGCTCACCCCGGACGGTCCCGAGCTCTTGAGCAACTTCCCGAGCAAGCTCTTGTAG